The Desulfuromonadales bacterium sequence GGGGACGAAAATGTCTCCTGTATTTTGCGCGCCAGTCGGGCGCAATCGTCGCCATGGCGGACATTGGGAAACAACAGCAGGAACCGTCCGTTTCCCAGGCGGGCTACCGTATCGTCGGCACGCAGGCATCCCGTCAGCCGGCCGGCAGCCTCTCTGAGCACCAGATCGCCGGTGGCGTGCCCATAGCTGTGGTTGATCGTCCGGAAGTGATCCAGACCGAGAACGGCGACCGCCACCCGCCCGTCGAATCGGCGGGCCGAGGCGAGGGCGAGTCGCAGACGGTCGCGGAACAGGGTCCGGTTCGGCAGGCCGGTGAGTTGATCATGGTGAGCCAGATGGGCAAGCCTTTGGTGTACCCGACGGCGCAGACGGTGACTGCGCTGGGTCGTCAGAATCTGTTGCCGCAGCCGGGACTCGCCCAACCGCAGCCCCGCCGCGCCGAGCAACCAGAGTCCCAGGCAGGCGGCGGAGGTGACCAGCGCCTGCCCCCGGGCACCGGGTTGCAGATCATCGACCGCCAGGGAGATGCCAAGGCCACCGGGAAGGCCCGCCTCCCGACATCCCTGCTGGTCGTGGCAGGCCGAGCACTCCTGTCGACCTCGGGCCAGGGCCTCGCCGTGAGCCCGCTGCCGAAACGACAGGAGGCTGTAACCCATCAGCGCAACGATGACCACTGTCCAGAGCAGGCCGAGCCCCAGGGTGTACCGCCGCAGATACCTGAAGGTATCTGGTCCCTGGCATGCTTTCCCCACCCTCCTGACCCCTGATTGCCTTGGCACTTTCGTCTCTATCCCCCTCGTTTTCATCTGCCGGTCGCAGTCGCCGGCCGGCCGATGTCCTGGCCGCTGCGGGTGCGGCGCAGAAGCACCGAGCCGGATCCCGTATCGAAGATGATCTTGCGCCCTGCCTCGCCGCCGACATCGGCGCCGACGACCGGAATGCGGTGCCGCTCGAGGGAACGGCGGGCGAGGTCGATGTTGCGTTCGCCGACCGAGAGCAGACCATTGGAGTTTTCCCACATCGCCGCACCGCCGAAGAACTTGGCCGTGAGGCGGCCGCGACTGCAACCGAAGATCAGCAGGCGCTCGACGAGGAGGTCGATGGCGACGTTGCCGTAGCGAGGGGTGGGCAGCCCTTCACCGTTCCAGAGGGGAAGCAGGTAATGGTTGATGCCGCCGACCCGGCAGACGGGGTCCCAGAGACAGACAGCCACGCAGGAGCCAAGAATGGTCGTCACGCGGTGCGGCCGGGGATCGGCGAAGATTCCCCCCGGATAAAGGTAGTGGCTCAATTCGGGCAAAGAGGCATCCATGATGGCAGCGAACTCCCGGGAGGGGGATCAGAACAATTCCGTCTGCCCGAAGAGGACGAAGTTCCCTTCCGGGGCCAGCGCCTGGACATCTTGGGCCAGTTCGGTCAGAACCAGGGTAAAGACGCTGCCGGCGCCGGGGGCGCTTTCCAGCAGAACGCTGCCGCCGAGCAGTTCGGCCAGCGAGCGGGTGATGCTCAGCCCCAGTCCGTGGCCCCGGTGGCTCTTGGTGCTGCCGGCTTCCAACTGGCGAAAGCGGTCGAAGACCGCCTCCTGGTCGGCCGGGTCGATGCCGGCCCCCATATCCCGCACCGAAATGCGCATCGCCCCCTGGCCTCCACGCACATCGATCTCGACCACATTCCCTTCCGGGCTGAACTCGATGGCATTGGCCAGCAGGTTGCGGACCATCAACTGCAGCATCCGGGGATCGGTGACCAGCGGCAGGGAATGGAGGCCGACCCGCCGCAGGCTGAGTCTCTTCGCCTCGGCCTGGAGCGCCATCTGACCGACGACCTCCGCCACGATCGCAGCGGCATCGGTCAGGGCGGGGGACGGCACCGCATCGCCCGCCTCGAGCTCGGCGGCAGCGAAGATGTTCTCGAGCTGGAAGTCGAGAGCGTAGGCTTCGGCGTAGATCAAGCGGGCGATCAAGGCGCCCTGCTCTCCTCCGGCCTCGCCGGTGATCTGGGTGGCCAGCCCCAGGATGGCGGCCAGCGGATTGTTGATCTCGTTGCGGATATTGGAGAGAAAGTGACTCTTGAGCGACTCGGATTCCTGCAGCTTGCGGTTGGTCGCCTCGAGCTTGAGGGTCACCTCCCGCAGGTCGTTGAGGGCCCGGCGGTTGAATTCCAGCCGCTCCTGAAGCGCAGCAATCAGTTCCTGGTCCGTCAGCCTGTTCATGTCATATTCCCTTCCGGCAAATAGAGCACCCGCGAGAAGATGCAGCGTCATTAAACCCGCATTTAAACATATACGCGAATGTAGGGGCAGGCCCCTGTGCCTGCCCAGGGCGGCCACAGGGGGCCGCCCCTACAGGTTTCCCTGATAGGCCTCGAGCATCGCCGGTGCGATTTCCGCCAGCGGCAGAACGCTGCCGGCCGCCCCCAGGCGGATCGCCTCCTTCGGCATGCCGAAGACGACGCAGCTCGCCTCGTCCTGGGCCAGGGTCACGGCGCCGGCCTGCCGGAGTTCCAGCAACCCCCGGGCGCCGTCGTCGCCCATGCCGGTCAGGATGACGCCGATCGCGTTGCGGCCGGCATACCGGGCCGCCGAGCGAAAGAGGACATCGACCGAGGGGCGGTGCCGGCTGACCAGCGGGCCGTCCTTGATTTCGACGCAGTAGCGCGCGCCGTTGCGCTTGAGCAGCAGGTGGCGGTTGCCCGGCGCAATGAGCGCCCGCCCGGGGATCACGCTGTCGCCGCTGGCGGCCTCCTTGACCGCGACGCGGCAGATGCCGTCGAGCCGCCGGGCGAAGGCGGCGGTGAAATGCTCCGGCATGTGCTGCACGATGACGACGCCGGGGGCGTCGTGCGGCAGGGCCTCGAGGAAAATGCGCAGCGCCTCGGTGCCGCCGGTGGAGGCGCCGACCACCACCACCTTTTCCGTGGTCCGGATGATTTCGCCCCCGCATGATTTGCGCAGCACCGCATCGGCAGTCAGCTTGGGATCGACATCCGCCCGCGCCGCGGAGAGCGGCCGGAGTCGGGCAGTTGCCGCCGCCTTGACGGCATCACAGAGCAGAACCCGCGACTCTTCGATAAACTGCCGGGCGCCGAGCTTCGGTTTGTTGATGATCTCCACCGCCCCGTACTGCAGGGCCTTGAGCGTCGTCTCCGCCCCCTTCCCGGTCAGGCTGGAGCAGATCACCACCGGGATCGGATGCTGGCTCATGATCTTCTGCAGAAAGGTCAGGCCGTCCATCCGCGGCATCTCGATGTCGAGGGTGATGACATCGGGCAGCTGCTGGCGGATCTTGTCGGCGGCGAGAAACGGGTCGGCGGCCGTCCCGATGACCTCGATGGCCGGATCGCCGGCCAGAATTTCCGTCATCGCCTGACGGATCACCGCCGAGTCGTCGACGATCAGGACCTTGATCTTTGCGGGCATAGTGAGTGCGTCGATTCGGGGTTGCAGGAGCGCCTACAGTTTCCGATAGGCTGCGGGCGCCACCTGGACCACGGGCAGCCCCATGCCGTGCAGGGATTCGGAATGGCCGGTAAACAGATAGCGGCCGGGCGGCAGACAGCCGCAGAAACGCTGCAGCAGGGCCGTCTGCTGATTCCTGTCGAAGTAGATCATCACGTTGCGGAAAAAGATGATGTCGACCGGCTCCCGCAACCCGAAATTTTCCTCCATGAAGTTGAGCCGGCGGAACTGGACCTTCGCCCGCAGCTCAGGCACCACCCGCACCTGGCCTTTTTCCGGATCCCGGCTGCGCAGCAGATATTTCTTTTTCAGCGCCTCGGGTACCGGCTCCACCCGCTCCTCCCGGTAGATGGCCAGCCGGGCCTTCTCCAGCACCCGGGTGGAGATGTCGGTGCCCAGAATGAAGAAGTCGAAGCCGGGATGCGCCAGGGCGAATTCGCTCAGGACCATCGCCAGGGTGTACGGTTCCTCGCCGGTGCTGCAGCCGGCGCTCCAGACGCGCAGCGGCCGCTGCAGGCCGACGCCGTACGTCGTCAGCAGGCGCGGCAGCGCCACCTCGGTGAGGAAGTCGAAATGCTTCGCCTCACGAAAAAAGTCGGTCTTGTTGGTGGTGACCACGTCGATGAGGTTGACCAGCTCCCCCTCCCCGCTGCCCGGGCCGAAGAGGTAGTCGCAGTACTGGCCGTAGGTGGCCAGCCCGAGGCCGCGCAGTCGCTTGCGCAGCCTCGCTTCCAGCATGTTTTTTTTATGCGGCGGCATCTTGATGCCGCATTGGTCGTGGATCAATCGGCTCAGACGGACGAAATTCTTCTCCGAGATGCCGTCGGCGTACTCTCGGCAACTCTCGCCTCCAGGCTGCTTCATGGCCAACATCCCCCTCATCCTCTCAGGCCGAGACCGCGGCAGCCCCTTCGCCGACACCCTGCACCAGAGAGAGCTCGTCGGTGGAAAAAACCCGGTCGATGTCGAGAAGGATGAGGAACCGGCCGTCGTGGTTCCCCATGCCCCGGATGAATTCGGTCTTCAGCCGGGTGCCGATGCGCGGCGGCGGCTCGATCTGCTCCGCCTCCAGCTCCAGCACCTCCTGGACCGAGTCGGCAACCGCGCCGACGATCGTGGCTTCGCCATCGGCGGTGATCTCCAGGACGATGATGCAGGTGTCCCGGGTCGTTGCCGTCGCCGCCAGCCCGAACTTGAGTCGCAGGTCGACCACCGGCACCACGCTCCCCCGCAGGTTGATCACCCCGAGCATATACCCGGGCGTCTGCGGCACCCGGGTGGGGGGGATAAAGTCGAGAACCTCCCGGGCCTTGGTCACATCGACGGCAAAAGTCTCTTCCCCGAGCCTGAAGGTCAGATATTGCCTCGTCATATTCGCCGTGCTCATCACCTTGTCTCCGTTTTTCTAGAATCGTTCGAAATCGGCATCCAGCTTGTCCCCGGACCGCTCGCCGCGCACCAGTTCCAGGTCGATAGACGGTCCCTGTACCTTGCCGTTTTTCAGCGAGAGCCCTTGGCTCCCACCCACGTCCACGAAACGGCCGTCGCGCTGCCTTTCATCGAACCGGACCGTTGCTGCCACCTGTCGCTCGCGGGCACGCTGACCCTCTTCCACCTTGAAGAAGGCGATCAATTCCTGCAACTGCTCCGACTGCCCGTTCAGTTCCTCCGCCGTCGAAGCCATCTCCTCCGAGGCCGAGGCGTTCTGCTGGATCACCTGGTCGAGCTGCTGGATCGCCTTGTTGATCTGCTCCGCCCCGGCATCCTGCTCCCGGCTCGCCGCGGCGATCTCCTGCACCAGCTCCGCCGTCTTCTGGATGCTGGGCACCAGCGCCTCCAGCATCCGGCCGGAGCGCTCGGCCACGTCCACGCTGGAGACCGACAGTTTGCTGATCTCACCGGCTGCCACCTGGCTGCGCTCGGCGAGCTTGCGCACTTCGGCGGCCACCACCGCAAAGCCGCGGCCGTGATCGCCGGCCCGAGCCGCCTCGATAGCGGCGTTCAGGGCCAGCAGATTCGTCTGCCGGGCGATCTCCTCGATGATCATGATCTTGCCGGCGATCTCCTTCATCGCCGCCATGTTCTCGGCGGCCGCAGCGCCCGCCTGGCGCGCGTCCTCGGCCGCCTTGACCGCGATCTTCTCGGTCTGCAGGGCGTTGTCGGCGTTCTGCCGGATGTTGGCGGTCATCTGCTCGATGCTCGAGGAGGCCTCCTCGGCGGCCGCCGCCTGCTCGGTCGCCCCCTGGGTCATCTCTTCCGAGGCCGTGCTCATCGCCTGGCTGCCGGAGGCGACGTTGTCGGCCGCCACCTTCACGCCGGCCGCCACCTCGCGCAGTTTCTCGACCATCGACTTCATCGACCGGACCAGCTGCCCGGCATCGTCTTTCTCCTGGACCTCGATCTCGACGGTCAGGTCACCGGCAGCCACCTTGCCGGCGATATCGGCCGCCTTGATGGCGGCGTTGAACAACAGAAGAGTCTTGCGAATGGCCAGGTAGAAGACCACGACCGAGGCAAGCAGCAGCCCGGCAAAGACCAGCGAGCTCTGGTAGATGTTCTTCCACATCGCCGCATGCAGGGCGGTCACGTCGCTCTGGAAGAAGAGGATGCCCGTCGTCTCCCCCGCGGCGTCCTTGAGCGGCCCCATGCTGACGATATACTGCCTGCCGTCGATCTCCGCATCTTCCACCACCATCCGGTCGAGGCCCTGGCGCAGATCCAGCTGCGCCGCCAGTTTGAGGGCGATCGCCTTGTCGGTTGAGTCGAGCAGCGCAAATTCTCCGACTTCCTCGTTGCCGACCTCGGAGGACTTGCTCTGCAGGAAGTCCTTCGTCAGAAAGACGGTCGCGTCGTCCCCGGTAATCTCCTTGGCCCGGTGGAAAAGATGGTCGATCTCCTCCGAGAGTTCCATATAGCCGATCGGCTTACCCTGAAAACTGACCGGCTGGATGGCACGCAGGGAAAAGAAGTTCTTGCCCATCTCGATTCCCCAGGCAAGAGCATTCGTCTGCGCGGCCTTCTTGTACGTCACCCGTTCCAGCTTGTCACCGAACTGCGGCGGCTTGTGAGCGCGCAGCAGAACCGTGCCGTCGGGCCGGACGAAATACATGTGGGTGATGTTGTTCTTCGTCTTGATCTCGTCAAAGTAGGGCTTGGCCGTCGCCAGAAGTTCGTCGCGTTTCCCTTCGGCCTGCAGCCGCATCAGGCTGTCGATCTTGCTGAAGCCGGCGAGCGCCCGGGCCAGACCCTCGGCATCGGCCTCGATGAGGGAGGGGAACAGGTTCAGCGCCCCTTCCATCTTGGATACCAGGGTTTCGCGCAGCTGGCGATCCTGGCTGCGGTAGTTGAACACCCCCATGACGGCGCTGCAGCAGACGAACACCGCCACCAGCACCAGAATCACCCTCGACTTGAAATTTGCACCTTTCATCTCCGTAACTCCCCTTCGTATGTTTTATAGGAAAATCTGTTACCGATTTGCCGATCCAAACTATCAAAACCTTCCAGCGCAGGCCTCAGCCCCTCAAGGCTTTCA is a genomic window containing:
- a CDS encoding methyl-accepting chemotaxis protein, translated to MKGANFKSRVILVLVAVFVCCSAVMGVFNYRSQDRQLRETLVSKMEGALNLFPSLIEADAEGLARALAGFSKIDSLMRLQAEGKRDELLATAKPYFDEIKTKNNITHMYFVRPDGTVLLRAHKPPQFGDKLERVTYKKAAQTNALAWGIEMGKNFFSLRAIQPVSFQGKPIGYMELSEEIDHLFHRAKEITGDDATVFLTKDFLQSKSSEVGNEEVGEFALLDSTDKAIALKLAAQLDLRQGLDRMVVEDAEIDGRQYIVSMGPLKDAAGETTGILFFQSDVTALHAAMWKNIYQSSLVFAGLLLASVVVFYLAIRKTLLLFNAAIKAADIAGKVAAGDLTVEIEVQEKDDAGQLVRSMKSMVEKLREVAAGVKVAADNVASGSQAMSTASEEMTQGATEQAAAAEEASSSIEQMTANIRQNADNALQTEKIAVKAAEDARQAGAAAAENMAAMKEIAGKIMIIEEIARQTNLLALNAAIEAARAGDHGRGFAVVAAEVRKLAERSQVAAGEISKLSVSSVDVAERSGRMLEALVPSIQKTAELVQEIAAASREQDAGAEQINKAIQQLDQVIQQNASASEEMASTAEELNGQSEQLQELIAFFKVEEGQRARERQVAATVRFDERQRDGRFVDVGGSQGLSLKNGKVQGPSIDLELVRGERSGDKLDADFERF
- a CDS encoding HAMP domain-containing sensor histidine kinase — its product is MNRLTDQELIAALQERLEFNRRALNDLREVTLKLEATNRKLQESESLKSHFLSNIRNEINNPLAAILGLATQITGEAGGEQGALIARLIYAEAYALDFQLENIFAAAELEAGDAVPSPALTDAAAIVAEVVGQMALQAEAKRLSLRRVGLHSLPLVTDPRMLQLMVRNLLANAIEFSPEGNVVEIDVRGGQGAMRISVRDMGAGIDPADQEAVFDRFRQLEAGSTKSHRGHGLGLSITRSLAELLGGSVLLESAPGAGSVFTLVLTELAQDVQALAPEGNFVLFGQTELF
- a CDS encoding chemotaxis response regulator protein-glutamate methylesterase; its protein translation is MPAKIKVLIVDDSAVIRQAMTEILAGDPAIEVIGTAADPFLAADKIRQQLPDVITLDIEMPRMDGLTFLQKIMSQHPIPVVICSSLTGKGAETTLKALQYGAVEIINKPKLGARQFIEESRVLLCDAVKAAATARLRPLSAARADVDPKLTADAVLRKSCGGEIIRTTEKVVVVGASTGGTEALRIFLEALPHDAPGVVIVQHMPEHFTAAFARRLDGICRVAVKEAASGDSVIPGRALIAPGNRHLLLKRNGARYCVEIKDGPLVSRHRPSVDVLFRSAARYAGRNAIGVILTGMGDDGARGLLELRQAGAVTLAQDEASCVVFGMPKEAIRLGAAGSVLPLAEIAPAMLEAYQGNL
- a CDS encoding protein-glutamate O-methyltransferase — encoded protein: MKQPGGESCREYADGISEKNFVRLSRLIHDQCGIKMPPHKKNMLEARLRKRLRGLGLATYGQYCDYLFGPGSGEGELVNLIDVVTTNKTDFFREAKHFDFLTEVALPRLLTTYGVGLQRPLRVWSAGCSTGEEPYTLAMVLSEFALAHPGFDFFILGTDISTRVLEKARLAIYREERVEPVPEALKKKYLLRSRDPEKGQVRVVPELRAKVQFRRLNFMEENFGLREPVDIIFFRNVMIYFDRNQQTALLQRFCGCLPPGRYLFTGHSESLHGMGLPVVQVAPAAYRKL
- a CDS encoding chemotaxis protein CheW, producing MSTANMTRQYLTFRLGEETFAVDVTKAREVLDFIPPTRVPQTPGYMLGVINLRGSVVPVVDLRLKFGLAATATTRDTCIIVLEITADGEATIVGAVADSVQEVLELEAEQIEPPPRIGTRLKTEFIRGMGNHDGRFLILLDIDRVFSTDELSLVQGVGEGAAAVSA
- a CDS encoding chemotaxis protein CheD, whose protein sequence is MDASLPELSHYLYPGGIFADPRPHRVTTILGSCVAVCLWDPVCRVGGINHYLLPLWNGEGLPTPRYGNVAIDLLVERLLIFGCSRGRLTAKFFGGAAMWENSNGLLSVGERNIDLARRSLERHRIPVVGADVGGEAGRKIIFDTGSGSVLLRRTRSGQDIGRPATATGR